A single genomic interval of Mycolicibacterium sp. MU0053 harbors:
- the yidD gene encoding membrane protein insertion efficiency factor YidD, whose protein sequence is MRTLLADLRSAPVRAVIFVIQLYRHMVSPLRLPTCRFMPTCSQYAVEALSEFGLIRGGWLAMVRLAKCGPWHRGGWDPIPERHPHPRQSPDLHADDGRNELHV, encoded by the coding sequence ATGAGGACTCTGCTCGCCGACCTTCGCAGCGCGCCAGTGCGCGCGGTCATCTTCGTCATCCAGCTCTACCGGCACATGGTCTCCCCACTGCGGCTGCCGACGTGTCGATTCATGCCCACCTGTAGCCAGTACGCCGTCGAAGCCCTGAGCGAGTTCGGGTTGATCCGCGGTGGTTGGCTGGCCATGGTCCGGCTCGCGAAATGCGGTCCGTGGCATCGGGGAGGATGGGATCCAATACCCGAGCGACATCCCCATCCGCGACAGTCGCCCGACCTTCACGCCGACGACGGCAGGAACGAGTTGCATGTTTAA